TGACGGCGGCCACCAATTGATTCCTCCGGTCGGTAATACCACCGAACATGAACCTTCACGTTGGCTCCACGGCTGTCCGCTTCGATCCGCTCAATTCTAGCCACGTACGAAGGCTTTCCAGTATCAGAAGGACGCATAAGAACACAATCCCCAGCTAAACACAAAGCTTCACaaattaggttttttttttcaaaaaaaaaaaaaaaacaacaaagtcTGCAACTTTCTCGAGAAAATGAAGGAAAGTTCACTAATTTTTACTTACGTTTAACAGTTCGATTGATATGCTTGACTGAGTACGAGTCTAGGGTTCGTCTTGGAGCTTTGGTTTTCGCCATTGAAGACAAGTACTGAAGATTTTTAGAATGACATGTTTTTcggaccaaaaaaaaaaaaaatcagtttgaaaaaaaaaaacacaaattaaaaaattaaaaaaaaaacagaggagAAAAGGATTGAGTACGGGCGGGTGTAGGGTTAGGTTTAATTAGTAGTGTTGGGATTGGtgagggtatttttgtaatttaatattggTTTGGAGGGTATTTTGGGATTGTGAAAAGTAGAGATGGATGGGATTCCACGTCATTGCTTATTTGGATTTGGTTTTATCCGATTCAcccaattatttttaattattaaaaacgtGCTTAAATATAGCAAAATGGTAAGTGACCCCTtgaattattagttttaaataattaagtcattaaattaaatgtaattAGCAATTAATCCTATTTTTCAAGTTTTCTTTTTGAAAGGGTGTTCCTACTAGTTTATGTGAAGTATAAGGACTatattgaaaatttataaagaaTTCAAGTCAAAATTTTATAAAGATTTCTATAATCAGGGTCGGGCCTGAGCCCATACAGTCTAGGGgcgaaaaaaattatctttatttaaaattatacatattttttagtagTTTGTTTTAAATAAAGGACTCAatacttttttttctcttaaagtCCACTTAATCTCATAGCACTACAATTAATGAATTTTGTATTATGGAATTGTGCATGTTTAATGGTTAaatctaaaaatttataaaatttggtATAAAGATTATTTTGCTCATTTTGATAAATTTAAGAGGTAGTTGGGCttccaatataaaaaaaaaaaattcttattttgataaATTTAAGAGGTGTGTTGCttggttttaatttttttttttgacgtagTGATTAGAAttactcatgaatttacgatgCAGACATCCACAAATAACGTAAGAACTTCATTGAACATGGATAGCCCATCGTCTAAACGAAGAGCATGCTTTGTCAAACTATGAACTGCTAAAGTCAACGAGcaacatgggacaaaactgcccccaaatatttaaacaataaaactaTAACGTCCTGAAACAACACACCCCAAAGAACTAGAGTTATAGCTTATATCATTTCATACTACACACCAACTCATTAACATATCAAGAATGATTCCAAAACATCCACAAAACAAAATAACAATATATCACTACTCTACTAATATGAAATGAAACTATTCCctcgtaaatatatatatatgagtcatttgtggtataaatatttaaaattgactcccagttataaataaatatttaagtttaatttttggcagtaataatatctaagttataATTCAGAAACTGATGTACGTACATGCAtgttaagtgttaagtaaattggCACATAGTAAAGTAATCCCTAATTGGTCcaggtcattaaatttttattttaaaaaaattatttaaatataccaataaaaaaatgatacgtAGATAATGACTTGACATTTAATGGTTAGGTACCTACGAAGTTTCAGAAATATAATATAGGTATTATTacagccaaaaattaaactttaatatttatttataaccgaaaattaaacttaaatatttatttataaccaaaaattaaacttaaatatatataccacaaatttttatatatatttatatatgaaatgAAACTATATAAGagtgatttcaaaaaaaaaaaaaaaagaaactataTAAGAGTAATGCATGGTACCTTAAGAACAATAGTATCATCATGCATCTAATAGTTCTTGCTATGCCAGACATTCCACAACAACATCAAAACAATTCAAACTTCTCTCTTACACATATTTTTTTGGATAATATCCTTTTCACTCTATTCACCATTACACCTACTCCAAAGACCATCAATTTTTAGTCCCCTATAAGAAAGAACACTGTTATAGAATAATCATAAACCCTTTTGTGTAAAGGGATGGAATAGTAATTAATTCCTCGAAaacatgtgaaaaaaaaaatttaatcggTAATATCGATAAATTCTCCCGTAGCCAcagaattcataaaaaatatttaacaagctTTAGAAGAAATTTTAGGAGGcatataaaaatatagaaatCGAGACGTTGATAGAGAAAGAAAgtcaaaataaaatgataagttGCAAAATTtccataaaattagaataatttgtgGTGTgtgtatttaaatttaatttttttggcttcccataaatacttaaattatatttttagaatttcTGTAAGTACctggttgttacgtgtcaaatTATTATtcacgtgtcattttcttattagtatatttaaattaattttaattaaaattttaatgacCTAGATCAATCAGAAACTGTCACGTGGATGATGACTTGACACCTAACGACCAAGTACATACAaaagttctaaaaatataatttggaTATTATTatcgtcaaaaattaaacttaaatatttatctataaccaaaaactaaatttaaatatttatgtcacaaattactctaaataaattttaatttttaatagtatTCTCACACCCAATAAAATTTTTACCAAATCTCAATTTATACCTACTTCTAAGTTCTAACGTTATAGTATTTAACATACCTTCTCAAATATAACAATTGAAACATATAGGAGGTTAAAAATATAACGTTTTTgagtattttcattattaaaaagtTAAGGTAATTTTTATAGTAAACCCCCTTAAGGGTAGTTTTGGCAgaccttttatttatttgatatttagGAGAAATTTTagtctactttttttttttttcatgatcgcatatgttgtaattatttaatactatttataatttttttaaaaaatcgaaTAATTTACcgtattaaaaatttataagtaaTTTGGGTTTTTAATGGTGGGTTCCTGATATTGGAAGAATGGCCGAGGTCAGGCAATTGGCGAGATGCAAAATTGGATAAGGTATTCTCTTGGGTTAGGATTCGGGGGTTTCCGCTGAAAGTTTTTACACTCAATAATGTCAAGCGATTCAGTGCAATGGCGGGGGAAGTGGTGGATATCAAATGGAATAGCACTCAGCAGGTTTTTCTCAATAACTATGTGCGAGTCCGAATTGGGTTTCCATTGATGCGAAGTATTTTTGTGGGGAGGTTCATTCCTTCCAATGGTAGTAAAGCTTGGGtccaaattaaatttgaaaaattaccaTTACTCTGTTTTAAGTGTGGTATTTGGGGCCATGAACAAGCTGAATGTGATCAAGAGTTGGTTAGGGAATCTGATGTTGATGGAAGATTGGTGCCTAAGTATGGGTCTTGGCTTAAGGAAGAAGATCCCATGGCTGATGGATTTCGTGCGTTTGAACTCCGGCAGGTTGAAGAAGCTACGAACGTACAGTCCGATGTTGAAGTTGATCGGCGGGGCAGGGCAGCAACGCTTTTTACAGCGGATAGGAATCGGTCTTCTGACGTTCTCTCGTCGGGGGAGGGTGGCGGTAATGGCGGAGCTCCGATGGTAGTGGAGCAAGGGATGGGCAGTTATCCGTTGAAGGAGGTTGAAGAAGTCGTGGGTAGCGTGAATGGGGGTAGTGGGATAAATGGGGGTGATGAGGTGGCTTGGAGTGGGCCTGTGGATAGGCCCAATTTGAATTTAGGAGATGTGGGCCGAACTATTGGAAGGGCTAATGAGGTGGATACTAAAAGAATTGGGCTAGCATTGATTAATGATGGGCTTCCTCATAATCAATTGAGAGAGTCTTGTCCAGGGTCTTCTTCATCGGTGGAACAGAACCACAAAACCAGAAAAGGGGAGTTCTTTGCACGAGAGGTTTATTGTGAGGCTCTTGATGGAGTGCTTGATCAAAAAAAGAGAAAGTGTGGTGGTCAAGAGCTTTCTTCACAAAATTGCGAGGCCGATCTCAGTGGAGGAGTGAGCTCATCCTTGAAAGGGAAGGAGGTGGTGCTTGATGTAGAAAATGGTTTTGCTCATGGGAAGGTGGATATGGCAAAGGCCTCTTCGGTGGGTGGCGTTAGTCACAGGCGGCGGCTTTCTATTAAAAACAAGGCCCGTGGGGCGCATAAGGAGAAAAATCGTGAGGGTGTACTCCATTCACGATCAGTAGCGGGTGAAGGCGCTACTAATGGCTCTGTTTATGGGTCTGAGGTCTTTGCAATAGATGCTATGGCTGAGGTTGGTATTTCTTCTTCTCTTGATTTACCTCCTCTTGTTTTCAATGCTGAAGCGGCGAGCCCTGCGGAGCAGGGCCGCCGAGCCTAATGTATCTACTAAGTTGGAACGTCCAAGGAATTGGGAACCCTTGGACGTTGCGTGCTTTGCAGTCCCATGTTCGGGAATTTAACCCGAGTATTATTTTTCTGATGGAGAGTAAATTGAGTAGGAGTCAAGCGGAGAGAGTTTGTAGTGTGTTACAGTATCCAAATTATTGGGTGGTGGATCGGGTGGGGTTGAGTGGTGGATTGCTTTTAATGTGGAAGGATGACATAAGTATAAGGGTGGACTCTAGCTCACCTGGGCATATTACTTCTGTGGTAACTGGCGAGGGATTTCAACCATGGTATCTCACTTGTTTCTATGGGCATCCGGATAAGCAACAAAGGAAGTTTTCATGGGAATTATTGCAATATATTGCGGGGTTATGCGCAGGGGCGTGGTTGTGTATTGGTGATTTCAATGAGATTGTTAGTCTTTCGGAAAAAGTTGGGGGTCGAATGAAATGTCCTAGGGCCATGGAAGATTTTCGAGAGGTCATTGATACTTgccaattaattgatttttgtTCTTGTAAATCGGAACTCACATGGTGTAATGGTCATAGGGACACCGGGGTCATGGAAAGATTGGATAGGGCTCTATGTAATGTGGAATGGTTAGATATGTTTGATGGGGCGGATGTTAACGTACTTGATTGGTGGGAGTCGGACCACCGTGCTTTGGTTGTGAATTTGCCGATTGGATGCATTGTGGGTGATGGTATACGTAGGGGTCGCCGTAGTCGGTTTCATTTTGAGGAAGCTTGGTGTGAGGAGGATGAGTGCAAAGCTATTGTTGATAGTGTTTGGGAAGGGGAGGGTGTTTTGGGTTCGGCTAGTGGATTTAAGAGGAAGTCGGCAAAGTGTGGGGTTAAGTTGAAACAATGGAACTTTAAAAAGAAGAAGGAGTTGAATGAGGAAATGAGTAAGGCAAAAAAGGTTTTGAGTGAATTGTCTAAGGTCCAGCAGCCGAATATATGGCTTGAAATAAAAAAGCAAGAGAGGAGGCTAAATGTGTTGTTGGAGAAGGATGAGGTGTATTGGCGTCAACGGAGTCGGGCTCTTTGGTTGAAGTGTGGGGATCAAAATACGAAGTATTTTCATCGTAAAGCTTCGgggagaaagaagaaaaatgcACTAGTTGGTTTGTTTGATCGGACGGGGATTTGGAGGGAGGGACAAGGGGCTTTAGAAGGTATTGTATGtgaatatttttcttctttgttcGCCGCCACTGACGTTCAACAGGATGTGATTGAGGAAGTGCTTGAAGCTATTCCTAGGCGAGTTACTGAACCTATGAATGATGAATTATTGGTGCCTTTTACGACTGAGGAAGTGGTTTCTGCGGTGAAGGAAATGACTCCATCTAAAGCGCCGGGTATAGATGGGCTGCCTGCATTGTTTTATCAACGATTTTGGGAGAAATTGAAAGAGGATGTTATTTCCGTGTCTCTTAGTATTTTGAATGATGCGGCGGAGGTGGCAAGTTTGAATGAGACTCTTATCACTTTAATTCCGAAAGTGGAAAAGCCGAAACGTATGGAGGAGTTTAGGCCGATTAGCCTTTGCAATGTTATCTATAAAATCGTTTCGAAGTGCTTGTCTAATCGTCTTCGAAGATCGTTGGGGCTGGTTATTTCAGAATCGCAGAGTGCATTTGTCAAAGGAAGAGTTATTCATGATAATGCTATAGTCGGGTTTGAGGGTTTGCATTGTATGCGAAAGAATAGATTTGGGAATGGAACGAAGGTGGCTTTGAAGCTTGATATGGCTAAAGCATATGATAGAGTTGAATGGTATTTCATAGCGGAAGTCATGAGGAAGCTTGGGTATGCCGAGGCTTGGGTACAAAAGATTTTGAGTTGTTTGACTTCGGTAACGCTTTCCTTTATTATTAATGGGGAAGTGTGTGGCAAGGTTGTTCCTAAGCGAGGTTTAAGGCAGGGTGACCCTCTCTCGCCTTTTATGTTTCTCTTTtgtgctgaagcattttcttgtTTAATTAATAAGGAGGAAGTGGCGGGGCGGATCCATGGGCTATCATTTGGTCGTCAAGGGTTGCAAGTCTCTCATCTATTTTTTGCGGATGACAGTTTGGTATTTTTTGATGCCTCTTTGGTGGAGTGTGGTCGTTTCAAGAACCTGTTGGATAAGTATACGACGGCGTCTGGTCAGGCGGTCAATTTTACCAAGTCTGAGATGTGTTTTGGGGCATTGGTTGATAGAAGTCTTCGGAGTCGGTTAGCTGCTTTGTTGGATGTGAAGGTGGTTAATAATTATGGTAAGTATTTGGGACTTCCGTCGTTTGTTGGGAGAAGCAAAAAGGAGCTATTTGAGGTTATTAAGAATAGAGTTTGGCAAAAGGTTCGTGGTTGGAAGGGGTCTATGTTTTCGGTGGCTGGTAAGGAGGTTCTTATTAAAGCTATCCTTCAAGCTATGCCGGCATATACAATGAGTTGTTTTCAGCTACCAAAGAGCACTATAAAGAGCTTGCATAGTATGGCTGCCCGGTTTTGGTGGGGATCATCGGCTCGCCAAAAGAAAGTTCATTGGTGTAAATGGAATTATATGTGTAAACCGAAAGAGAAGGGAGGTTTGGGATTCAGAGACTTGGGGTTGTTTAATCAGGCGCTTTTGGCAAAGCAAGTTTGGCGGTGTTTACGGTCTCCCACATTACTTAGCAGTCGGGTTTTAAAGGCTTGTTATTATCCTGGTGTGAGTGTGTTGGATGCTAAGTGTGGTAGTCATTCCTCGTTTATGTGGCGTAGTATGATGTGGGGGAAAAAACTTCTTTTAAAGGGGTATCGGTGGCGGATTGGGGATGGGAATGGGGTCCGAGTGTTGAATGATCCATGGTTGCCTCGGCCGGTCACATTCTGTGTGTATGATAAGCCGGAGTTTCCACATGAGTTATATGTGGTGGATTTGAAGCTGGCGGATGGGGGTTGGGATGAAGGGTTTATCAAGGCACATTTTAATGAGGAAGATGCTGAGCTGATTTTGAATTTGCCAAGTGGGCCGTGGGGTGTGGAGGATAAAATTATGTGGCATTACTCTAAGAATGGGGAGTATACGGTGCGTAGTGGATATCGGTTGGCCCATGATATGCGAGAGGTTTCTCATCAATCAAATGATAAGGAGAAGGAACGGTGGTGGAAGTTTTTGTGGAAATCGAAGGTGCCACCAAAAGTTAAGCATTTTGTTTGGAAGGTATGTCACTCGTGGCTTCCAACGAATTATGCTTTGTCTAAGCGAGGCATTTCGGTGGTGCCTACATGTCCACGATGTAAGGGAGGATGGCTAGAGGAGGGTGCTCATGTCTTGTGGGATTGTTCATGGAGTAAGGAGGTGTGGAAAACATGTGGTTTATGGGATCAAGTGGTTAAGGTTAGATCCAGTGATGTGATGTTAGCTTTCCAACAGCTTCAAAAGGTTTGTTCCCCTCCCACGTTTGATTTTCTTCTTGTTGTTTCATGGCATCTGTGGTCGGTCCGTAATAAGTATGTTCATGGGGGTTATCCTCCTAAGCCCGGGGACATGGTGGAGTGGTGTGGGAAGTACGTTCAGGATTTTCAGCAAGGTGTTGGGCGGATTCACGGGGGTGGGGCTCGGCAAAACCAGCGTTGGGAGTTGCCTGTTGCTGGGTGTTTTGCCGTGAATGTTGATGGGGGGTTTCCTTGCAAGGGGCTGGTGCGTCAACTGGTGTAGTGGTTCGGGATGAGAGGGGAATGGTTCGTTTTGCCTCTGCTACTGCTGTTCGTTTTGTTGGGTCACCGTTAGTGGCTGAGCTTATGGCCATCCGGGAGGGGCTGTTAGCTGGTATACAATGCCGGCTGCCACGGTTTCATGTGCAGACGGATTGTCTGCAGGCGGTGCGAATTCTGCAGGGTGAGGAGGTGGGTTGTCGAGAGGAAGATGGTCTTCTTATGGAGATCCAATGATTGCTTCAGCATGGTTCTGTTAGTGGGTTGCAATTTGTGTTTAGGGAAGCTAATGTCGTAGCTCATGTATTAGCCAATTATGCTTTGGTTAACAAAGTTAGTGCTATGTGGATTGGGGTTTCTCCCCCTTGTGCTCGTCACGCTATTGATCGTGACTTGCCATTTCCTTGTAATCGGTAGTTTGGTTTAATGAAAGTCCttgttctcaaaaaaaaaaaaaaaattataagtaattttaaataattataatgtatatagaacataaaaaaaaattgaactaaatttttttgaaaatttattaaaataactcTTTAAATGTTGCAGTGTAAATTTACTCAAAACAAATGTAATAAAGAAAGTAACATGATGTACTAGTAAAACTAAACTAtgtgaattaaaaaaaaagtaacacgATTTTTACTTAAAATTATCTATATATACGATTAAAAATATTGTTGTATTAAagattgaaaaaagaaaattgtataatttaagtgtctataattaaaaatcaatggTTGGTTGGAACTATTGCATGTGAATACACAACAACACATTGGATACTTTCCCCAAAGTTAAGTATATACATTTATACATATTTGTGTAGATACAATATATGcctttcatttatttttgtgaCTTTAATGAAATTTTATACTAAGAAAGAGTATCAAGTGGGGTTGGCCTGTTGACTTTAAGCTCTTTTTTTGGCACTGAAGATTGAATCACAGCCGTTGgatttaaaataatctaaataaAGGGCATTTGCTAATTGAAGGAAAATTACTAGCCAAAGAGGGTTTACTATATCTCCTCAATTAAGTCAACAAAAGGTCCCTTTTTGTTTGGTTTCCAAGAAAATGAATGAGATTTCAATGGAAAATTTTGCTCTTATTGCTAACCCATCTTCACATGTTGAGGAATAAAGTTAAACCTATAATAGAATACAAAGTGTGGAAGAATTGGTAGAATAGGGGGACAAAAGTAtaaattttctttttgtatataaattttatttattgttgaTGGCAAATTATTTGACTTTTAGTCAAGaatcaattaatttttaatttatttttattcgattaaatttccttaaataagtattttattttattttttatcatatAGACACTACAATGGTAATTTTTGTGCCATGATTCATGGCTAAACACACAAGTTaccttgaattattatttagaTCCAAAAGTAGATTTTAATGTAATTCTTAATAATTTAATGGAAATAAAAGGAATTATGTTAACCTAATTTTGTCTCTCCCTGTAGAGAGTGTTTTGTCTCTCCCTGTAGAGTGAAGCTTGTTTTTGTCTATTGGTGGTGATTGTTTATTGGTATTTCATTCTCTGTGATGGCCTTTTCCAGTAATGAAGGTTCTTCTCTGTCGAAAAGGTGGGCAGATATATGCTTAGAAGATGAGGAAGAACATGTGGTATCATTGGCTGACGATTGTGAAGAAGTAGAAGACCTGAACTTTGATGATAGATGGTGCCTAATAGGCCGTTTGTTGTCTGGAAAAGTATCTGATTTCcagatatttcaaaacataatgGCTGATCTATGGAAGCCTGGTAAAGGGATTTTTATTAAGAGATTGGAACAGAATAGGTTCCTCTTTCAGTTCTACCATGAGATAGACATTCAAAGAGTGCTTGATGGTAGCCCATGGACGTACGGTCGTAAACAACTTCTTATTGAGAGGCTTAAACCAGGTGAAAATCCAAGGTCGATCAATATAAATACGCTTGACATGTGGGTTCAAATCCATGAATTAAGAACTGGTTTTAAAACTGAATGGGCGATTCGTGAAGCTGCTCGCTATATTGGACAATATGTTGAGTCCGATCCCAATAATTTCCAAGGTGTATGGCGTGATTATCTGAGGGTTCGTGTTCGAGTTAACGTATATGATTCTCTGAAAAGGCGAATGAAATTCCGCAGTCGAAGTGGAGAAGCTTTTTATGCTTATTTCAAATACGAAAGAGTTCCGACCTTTTGTTTCATTTGCGGCGTTATGGGACATACTGAAAGATTCTGTGAAAGGATATACGATACTCCCATTGAGAAAATTGTCAAACCTTACAGCATAGAGATGAAGGCTCCGACTAAGCGGCAGAGCTTCTTGACAGCCTCTCCATGGTTGCGTTCAGGCAAGGAAGGAGCAACACCAGCGAGAC
This Cannabis sativa cultivar Pink pepper isolate KNU-18-1 chromosome 6, ASM2916894v1, whole genome shotgun sequence DNA region includes the following protein-coding sequences:
- the LOC133039382 gene encoding uncharacterized protein LOC133039382; the protein is MAFSSNEGSSLSKRWADICLEDEEEHVVSLADDCEEVEDLNFDDRWCLIGRLLSGKVSDFQIFQNIMADLWKPGKGIFIKRLEQNRFLFQFYHEIDIQRVLDGSPWTYGRKQLLIERLKPGENPRSININTLDMWVQIHELRTGFKTEWAIREAARYIGQYVESDPNNFQGVWRDYLRVRVRVNVYDSLKRRMKFRSRSGEAFYAYFKYERVPTFCFICGVMGHTERFCERIYDTPIEKIVKPYSIEMKAPTKRQSFLTASPWLRSGKEGATPARQSAPESPTVNASSEIRGMNVANCDPHGCPQISHINSPSRAIGNQQSTLKEHVILVNDTSVVFNSEEIVEISDLKRKRLMTLSRAEPDTLTKDLMETEDGKKLDHSTSVVISKNADMVGLGFQAHQEP